GATGGTGCCCACATTGTCGTAGGTATAGTTGATGTTGTTGCCGTCCTGGTGGGACTGGGTGACCTGGCCCATGATGTCGTAGGTGTAGCTGGTCACCGCCTGGGGCTGGTCGGGCCAGTGGTCGGTCATGGTCTGCTGGCGGCCCTCCAGGTCGTAGGTGTAATCGGTATAATACTGCTCGCTGTACTGCTTTTTGGTCAGCAGGCCGGTGACCGGGTCGTAAGTATTGGTCACGCGCAGCTCGTCGTTCACCTTGAGGGTGAGGGCCTGGCCCAGTACGTTGTAATGGGTCACCTGGGCGGGCAGGGGGGTAGTGCCCTTGCCCATGTTCTGGGTCTTGACCACCCAACCCGGACGGTTGTAGTGGGTCTCGGAGACCATGCCCTCGGCGTCGGTCACCGTGTTTTTGGTGATGCCGGTGGAGACGATCTCATCATAAGTATAGCTGGTGGTCTGGTCCACGCCGTCCACGGTCTGGGTCACCGTCAGCGGGCGGCTGTAGGCGTCGTAGGTGTAGCGGGTGGTGTTGCCCAGCGCGTCGGTCTCAGTCAGCTTGTTGCCCAGGTAATCGTAAGTGGCCGTGCTTTCGATGGTCCCCAGGCTGGTATCCGGAATACTGGTCTTGACCACGCGGTTCATCAGGTCGTACTGCGCCTGCTGCACGCGGTTGCCGGGGTTGGTCACCTGGGTCATGTTGCCGGCCGCGTCGTAGGCGTACTGCACGGACAGGCCGCCGGAAACGGTCTCCACGGTCTGGCCCAGGTTATTGCTGACCGTGCGGCTGGAAACGCCGTTGGCGTCGGTAGCAGTCACCACAAAGCAAAGCGCGCCGCCCACGGTTTCATAACCGTAGCTGGTCCCCTCCTGCGTGCCGTCGGCAAACTGGGTCTGGGTGATGCGGTTTAGATCATCATAGGTATACTGCGTCGCTACGGTCTGCCCGCCGGGGTTGGCGGAGTTGTTGTGCGCCGCCTGTGTAAGCAAGCCGTTGCGGTTGTATTGCCAGGTCTCCTTATATCCGTTGGGGTAGGTGGCTGCGGTTTTATTGCCCAGATTGTTGTAGGTATAGTAAATAGTGTTACCCAGCGCGTCGGTGACCGTGGCCAGGTTATCCCGCTCGTCATAGGTGTAGACCTGCTTATCGTACAGGCCGCCCTGGTAAGCAATAGCGTTTTGGATGGCGTCGCCAGCTGCGCCTACCTTGTTCCATTGTTCGGTCAATCGGCCGTGCGCATCGTACACATAGCGCACTTCGCTGTCGTTCCAGCCGGTAGTACGGGTCAGCAGACCATCGTTATCGTAGGTATTGCTGGTCACCTTGCCCATCGGGTCGGTAGTGGTGAGCAGGTTGCCGTAATTATCGTAGGTGTAGGTGGTGGTCAGGGTGGTAGACGCATCCTTTTGCGTGGTCATGGTGAGCGGCAGGTTCCACTTTTCGTGGTAGGTATAGCTGGTCACCGCGCCCTGCGGATCGGTGCTGGACAGCATATTGCCCTTGGCGTCGTAGGTCATGCTGGTGGTCAACAGCTTGGTGTGCGCCGCGTCTTGATAATATGAGATCGAGGTAGGCTTCATGCAAGGCGCGTAGCCGCCGATAGTGGTGGTATTGCCTTTCGCATCCGTAAAGCTGGTGAGCAGGCCCTGTGCGTTGGTAACAAATGTGCTGGTAGAAAAGGGAACCGGCCCATCGCCGCCGCTGCCATCGTTGACCAGCTGCTGCAATGTCGTCGTATTGGTCAGCGCATCTCCCTGGCCCTGAGAAGCGTAGGTGAACCAGTAGGTCGTAAAATCTGAATCGATCACCATTTGCACTTTGGAATCCTGAATGCGCACATCCTGCAACCGTTCAGCGGTACCGCTCGCCCCATTGGTAGGCGTATAAAGGACAAAGCCACCGGTAACGGTTGGGTCATGCTCCTCATTGCCCGGCCAGGAGTATTCGTAATAAGAATAGCGCTCGTAGATCTTTTCCCCGCCATCCCGGTACGTGTAGGCTTCTTCTACCCAGCCGTATTCGCCATAATCGTACTGAACCTCCAGCGATTCATCCAAGTTAAAATGGTTGTAAGCCCCCACCATTTTGTCTGTGCCGTTGTACAGGAAGGTGATCTCACCTTCGGACATGATATGTTCTACGGAGATCAGACGCCCGCGGCTATCGTAGTTCATAAATAAGGCCACGCCATTGGGCTCGCGGTAGCTATCCAGCTGTAACGTATTAGGCTGGAATGTATAGGTGATGTTATTTTTGCGCGTGATACTATATCCACCCTGCTCGCTGATGGAAACTTCCATATAGTCGTCGGCAGGGGGAATAAACGCTCCGGAATCCGGATCCTTTAAGATTTTATGGACCGAACCATCTCCATCCTTGAGGATCAGGCCGATTTCGTTAAGATCATCGTCATATAGGCGCAGTAGACTGGTGTTGAAGCTGAAATCCCAACCACGGCCCAGCGCTGTTTCCGCACGGGCCTGAGAGTTGAAGGTGCGGCTCATCGGCATCGAGAGCATGTGCTCGGCCTTGCTGAAATCCGTAACTTGGTAGACCAAATTGCCGCTGGCCACATTGACGTATGCCGTGCCCTGGCCAAGGTCAATACTGCTGTAGCTTGAGGTTCCATTTAACCCCAGTGCTTTTTCCAGCTCGCCTTCCGGTACAACGGTGGCATAGGTTTGGTCGGAAGGAAGGCCAATGCGCGTCCGCTCGCCAAAGGTGCGTTCCGCAACGACATAGTAATAGTGAGTTTGGTCTTTGGTCACATCTATATCGTATGTGTAATTCTGCGTTAAGCCCGAGATAACGCGATTGCTGTGGTTGACCAGATCCGGCTCAAAGTCGGGCGTGGTGCCACGGTAAATAGAATAGGTTTCATCATCTCCTAAAATGCCGTCCCAACGCAGCCATATCGAGTAGTTGACCATACTCATAGCTGTGGGCCGCTGTGCCTGCGTCACCAACTGCACGATAAAGCTGTCGTTCAAATTCAATGAGGTGATCTGAACATTCCAGCTTTTAATGGCTACACCGGCGCTATTAAAGGTAGCGCGTATCTGTACGCTTTGCCCCAGCTCGTCTTGCACGAGATACTCCTGGTTAGCGGCAATGGGCTGCCAGGTTTCACCGCCATCAAAGCTGGCCTCATAGCTCACCTGCGCAGCCAGGGAGGCGTCCGCCAGCGTGGGGATCAGCTTGATTTTGGATACGTTATTGGCCGGCAGCTCCGGGCCATAGAGGACCGATGGACCATCAGACGCCTGTTTAGCGCCCTGTGCAGTGACCTGTACGTTGGTAGAAGCAGCGTCGATGTCCGAATCGGCGGTAAAACCTTGCACATTATTGGGCGAGAGGTAAGAGCTGACGGTATACTTATCTTCGCCATTGGAACCCTGCGCCCGTACGAAATAGGAATAATCCCCACCTTCGGCAAGGTTCTCCGTGATGGCGTCGATATCAAAGCCCTCGCCCACGGTGGATTCAGTAGCCACTTTTTTGCCGCCGAGATACAGGCTAGCCGGCTGCAGGTTGCTATCGTCGATCACCTGTTTATATTGGAAGGATATTTCCGGTTCCGTCACCGTTAGGTCTGGGTCTGGCGCCTGGGTGATCTGAAGTTTGGGCGGGGTAGAGATACCCTCCTGGCCCACATAGGCATACCAGGCGCCGCCGGTTTTTTTGTTGCCCGCCTTATCGACGATTTCAAGGGCTATACGGTAATAGCTGTTATTCTCTAGTTGCGTCGAATCCAGCGTACACAGCGGCTCTCCCGCGGCGGGCAAAGTGCTCGATTCATGAAACATGATGCGAGGATTAGGCTCGCCGTTTATACCTTTTTGATAATACCAGCGGTAATATTCAAAGTTGGGGTCTTCAATCGTACCGTAAATCGGCACAAAGCCGCTGAGCACCTTCCACGCCAGCGTTGTGGTTAGTGTATACCGGGGCGCGGTGGCGTCCCAGTTTACCTGCACCGTTGCGTCGGTTCCCGGGCGGTCGGACTGATTTACCGCGCGCAGGTGGATGGTATACGTTCCTTCCGGCAGGCCGGAAAAATCAGCGTATGCCGAATTGGTCCACAGGGTAGCGCCGGACTCCTTATTCAGGCAGTCGTTCAGGGTTATGGTACGATAGCCTGAATCGTAATTATTCGGCCCGGTAATTTTATATTCCAGCCCCTTGCGGTTATCGTCACCCTTGGGGTCAGTAATTTGGCCCCAGCTCATCTCGGGATTTTCGTTCATAATCCCGCTTTCAGGCACATTGGCCACGCTGAACTGCCCCGGCGCGTTGGGAATGGAACGGTCCGGCAGTTCTACGGCAGAAGAATAGGTGGGATCGGAAAAATTGGCCAAATCGGAATTATCCACGGCGCTGACAGAGAATGTCACGCTCTGTTGCCCCATAGGGAAATCCTGGGGTGAGAAGGTCACCTCATACTGAGCCTCTCCTGTAGCGGCCACCGTATAAGTTTGGTTCTCATCTACGCCAGCAGCATTTTGTTTGTTGTAGCTGATGGTATATTCTTTGATTCCAGTAGCTACGTCGTTCCAGGACGAATGGGGATCAGGCCCATCCTGTGTGGCGTTGAAGCGCAGGTGTATCAGGCCGTCGCTCTCCTCAAGCGCAGCCGTTACGCCGCCTACAGCTTCGGGCGGGGTGCAGTCCTCAATATAGACCCATGTGCTCCAGTTCGCGTCGATACTCTGAACTGCGCCATATGCCGGATTATATGGATAATAAATCACGCGATAATGTTGATAATCATAGCCAGGATTGTTTGCATGGTAGAGAGAAAGTGGACTATTGGGCAGATCAGTGCCGCTGCCGTCCGTGCGAATATGCGGACCCTGGCTTGCCGTAGGCCAAACACCTTCAGTTCGGGTAGAAAATGAATTTTCATTTTTTACATCAATAAACTCATATTGGTTCCCCGTCCAGAAACCCACCAGGTAATTAAGCGAGTCATCCTTTACCGGCCAGGAAATATCTAACCAGCCAGTGCCGCTGTTGCGACCGCCTGAATGGGTTGTGATGGTGGGAGCCACGTTTTCACCGATGTATTTAAGCTCCATATAAGGGCGGAAATTTGGATCGGAATAATGCAGACTGCAATAACGTTTATACCATTGGTAGTTCTCCTGGCGCGATTTAATTACAAATCCATAGTTAGGATAATCTTGATTTGCCCAGCCGGCAAACAGTGCGAAAATACTGTAAGAATACCACCTTGCTTGATTGGGATAGATATATTTAGAATCATAAACCGTAGGATCATAGTGTAGGTCATTCCAGGCTGTCTCGCCTGCAAAGTACCAGTTCTCAGTTACACGATGGATGTCGTGCGTGGGGCTAGTGGACCCCGTATAGTCCTGATAGGCTAAAAAGTTTGCATCTAATAGTAAATAGTAATAATTCTGAAAATCAGCCAGATAGTCGTCGGTTATCCAAATTAACGTGCGGTATTTTGTGCCATTGGTATTTTGACCTACACATAAATGCCCCACTACATTCGTATCAGATTGGGAATAAACCTCTTTTGTTCCAAACGGCGTCTCGATGCTCCACTCTACAGACGGATCCACCGTTACG
Above is a genomic segment from Luoshenia tenuis containing:
- a CDS encoding RHS repeat-associated core domain-containing protein, with translation MSANGKRRFIAFALSFVMSFTFLQSGISALAEGIQDANMPPAEEAQEPSVELVEEREPGVAVYQNADGTKTARWYGEVIHYQDEEGDWQKIDNTIQEVPKARTFSANSQEAGMRYENKANSIKVYMGESVEDQLGVTVSEDNGPSISFGILTQEGIAQAKAEQKLLKPLEKEQALRQEAEQAAKVELQQEHIQKLEAQAHEQALAVPSTSSEVLQNDTSGLNAATSSAEPEPQITLEQQADAQAQLDALQPSGAQVEAKLETLEQEKLQRQGRELMPQLVEEYIENEELPPNEHSLVVEEPQTEAQAAQETEPEIGSILYQNAGQDEVDLRIIPVGNGVKEELIFNSKPSTFRYAFALTLPGLKPVMDEYGQINLYDEDVDLEQNPDAKYRAYIPASFMYDANEEPFYSDQIVTTLERIGNTDQYILYLVLDEEYFENVHLRYPVTVDPSVEWSIETPFGTKEVYSQSDTNVVGHLCVGQNTNGTKYRTLIWITDDYLADFQNYYYLLLDANFLAYQDYTGSTSPTHDIHRVTENWYFAGETAWNDLHYDPTVYDSKYIYPNQARWYSYSIFALFAGWANQDYPNYGFVIKSRQENYQWYKRYCSLHYSDPNFRPYMELKYIGENVAPTITTHSGGRNSGTGWLDISWPVKDDSLNYLVGFWTGNQYEFIDVKNENSFSTRTEGVWPTASQGPHIRTDGSGTDLPNSPLSLYHANNPGYDYQHYRVIYYPYNPAYGAVQSIDANWSTWVYIEDCTPPEAVGGVTAALEESDGLIHLRFNATQDGPDPHSSWNDVATGIKEYTISYNKQNAAGVDENQTYTVAATGEAQYEVTFSPQDFPMGQQSVTFSVSAVDNSDLANFSDPTYSSAVELPDRSIPNAPGQFSVANVPESGIMNENPEMSWGQITDPKGDDNRKGLEYKITGPNNYDSGYRTITLNDCLNKESGATLWTNSAYADFSGLPEGTYTIHLRAVNQSDRPGTDATVQVNWDATAPRYTLTTTLAWKVLSGFVPIYGTIEDPNFEYYRWYYQKGINGEPNPRIMFHESSTLPAAGEPLCTLDSTQLENNSYYRIALEIVDKAGNKKTGGAWYAYVGQEGISTPPKLQITQAPDPDLTVTEPEISFQYKQVIDDSNLQPASLYLGGKKVATESTVGEGFDIDAITENLAEGGDYSYFVRAQGSNGEDKYTVSSYLSPNNVQGFTADSDIDAASTNVQVTAQGAKQASDGPSVLYGPELPANNVSKIKLIPTLADASLAAQVSYEASFDGGETWQPIAANQEYLVQDELGQSVQIRATFNSAGVAIKSWNVQITSLNLNDSFIVQLVTQAQRPTAMSMVNYSIWLRWDGILGDDETYSIYRGTTPDFEPDLVNHSNRVISGLTQNYTYDIDVTKDQTHYYYVVAERTFGERTRIGLPSDQTYATVVPEGELEKALGLNGTSSYSSIDLGQGTAYVNVASGNLVYQVTDFSKAEHMLSMPMSRTFNSQARAETALGRGWDFSFNTSLLRLYDDDLNEIGLILKDGDGSVHKILKDPDSGAFIPPADDYMEVSISEQGGYSITRKNNITYTFQPNTLQLDSYREPNGVALFMNYDSRGRLISVEHIMSEGEITFLYNGTDKMVGAYNHFNLDESLEVQYDYGEYGWVEEAYTYRDGGEKIYERYSYYEYSWPGNEEHDPTVTGGFVLYTPTNGASGTAERLQDVRIQDSKVQMVIDSDFTTYWFTYASQGQGDALTNTTTLQQLVNDGSGGDGPVPFSTSTFVTNAQGLLTSFTDAKGNTTTIGGYAPCMKPTSISYYQDAAHTKLLTTSMTYDAKGNMLSSTDPQGAVTSYTYHEKWNLPLTMTTQKDASTTLTTTYTYDNYGNLLTTTDPMGKVTSNTYDNDGLLTRTTGWNDSEVRYVYDAHGRLTEQWNKVGAAGDAIQNAIAYQGGLYDKQVYTYDERDNLATVTDALGNTIYYTYNNLGNKTAATYPNGYKETWQYNRNGLLTQAAHNNSANPGGQTVATQYTYDDLNRITQTQFADGTQEGTSYGYETVGGALCFVVTATDANGVSSRTVSNNLGQTVETVSGGLSVQYAYDAAGNMTQVTNPGNRVQQAQYDLMNRVVKTSIPDTSLGTIESTATYDYLGNKLTETDALGNTTRYTYDAYSRPLTVTQTVDGVDQTTSYTYDEIVSTGITKNTVTDAEGMVSETHYNRPGWVVKTQNMGKGTTPLPAQVTHYNVLGQALTLKVNDELRVTNTYDPVTGLLTKKQYSEQYYTDYTYDLEGRQQTMTDHWPDQPQAVTSYTYDIMGQVTQSHQDGNNINYTYDNVGTITKVDYTIVGASRSVEYNYDSRYNLTSIVQDGKTVAEYSYDESNNDLLSIDEYLQFDTQADKAGLKLQQTFDYEDKLGLMLSNTIKEGTAQRESYAYTYNKLGFVTQETVSGSYPDKTNSVTKTHTYDEIGRLTQTLSDNNGTEKTQSYTYDKVGNRLSMVDGEDEYRYTYNDYNQMTQSEKKQDGTFYLDKEYTYDTYGNQTQKKVYKTEDGVNTLESTLEYTYDQANQLSTTREVFTDESKDEVTTGNLYNGNGQRIRLTWNGSLYQKYYYMGTALFFTTDANNLRDSENILNPGGKIVASRRQDSSDANKYYFYHTDIRGSVTNIVGMKENAIYLAQGYNYDNFGKEEALKSESSFKNDVTFTGAVSDSMTGLFYMNARHYDPDTGRFLQQDTYKGSAAVPWTQHLYAYTGNNPVNMVDPTGHSATMYDQYPDSSYSGIYVPTVTKDNPYGDPRMAGRAPKSSMHDQYADAKNAGRSRPKSVNDASNQYVEPGMGGAYVAPIRNPLETPLPYDPPALEFASEGIKIPKWVSDAEMIFAGVVGLGTIAYFGAPVIAAGVGKLATGASSTIAATKVTLTTGAGFETFNQLKTALGSAGSGRQWHHIVEQCQIAKSGFDAKIIHNVYNIVSLTEADHRLISNYYSSKVAWTGGQTVRDWLTGQDFQTQYNKGIEIMKLLGIID